TGCTTCAAACCGTAAATAAACCGCGCGACCGCATTGCGCGGTTCTGCGCCTGGTCTGACCTGGTACGCGTTTTGCAAGTCAGGTTGATTGGGCCACGCGTCGAGCAACGCGAGGCGCATGCGCCGACTCTCTGCGAGACGCTGCCGGCATTGCGCGATGGTCGTCACCGCGCGCCAGGGTACTTCGACGCGCGAACGTCCGCCGCGAAACGGTACGCCGCGCGCGAGCTCGCACGCGATGGCGGCGGCTTCTTCCGATGTGGCGGTCGCGTGAACGATGACGTGCCCCAGAGTCCACGCAATCGTCAATTCGTCTTCGGTTTCGGCAAACTGATCGTGTGCGAGAGGATCGTTCGGGACAAAGGTGACATCGGCGTCGGCGCAATCGGCGATGAGCGCGAGTTGCGCGTCAATCATCTCGTTCGTGAATCGGCGTAGATCATTCACCGAGAATTGCGCCGCGAACTGGGCGAACGTCATTTGTCCGGTGATGGCGGGTGTGAAATCGAGCATCGTTGTTTCTGGAAATTAGATGTTGGACGTTGGAAGCTAGAGGTTGGAACTTGGATGTTGGATGTTGGAAGTGAGCATCCAACTTGAAATTTCCAATTTCTAACTTCCAATTTCCAATGCTCGCTTCATCCATTCCTTGTCCGCCGGCAGATTATAGCACCGAATCCCAGTCGCGTTAAAAATCGCGTTGATGATCGCGGGCGCGGTGGGAATGGACGCGAGTTCGCCGACGCCCTTGGCGCCGTACGGACCATCGCGCGTTTCGTCTTCGACGAAGAACGCGATGACCTCCGGCGTTTGGTCAACCGTCGGCAAACGACATTTGTACAGCGAATCGGTCTGCACGTAACCATCTTTCATCACGAAATTTTCTTGCAACGCCATGCCCAGCCCCATCGAAATACTGCCTTCGATCTGTCCGAGCAACGCGAGCGGATTCATCACGCGTCCCACATCGCACGCGGCAATCACCTTGAGTACGCGCGTCTCGCCGGTCTTGACATTCACTTCAACTAGCGCGGCTTGTGTGCCAAACCCGAATGCGACGTGTTGATATTTATCGGTCTTGGGCGCGACGTACTGATAACTGATTTTCGGCACGCGTCCTTCGCGCCGCGCTTGCTTGACGACGTCTATCAGTGGAACGCTACGAGTGGAATCAAGGGCACTGAGGGAAATAAGGGAATCG
The Chloroflexota bacterium genome window above contains:
- a CDS encoding DinB family protein, yielding MLDFTPAITGQMTFAQFAAQFSVNDLRRFTNEMIDAQLALIADCADADVTFVPNDPLAHDQFAETEDELTIAWTLGHVIVHATATSEEAAAIACELARGVPFRGGRSRVEVPWRAVTTIAQCRQRLAESRRMRLALLDAWPNQPDLQNAYQVRPGAEPRNAVARFIYGLKHDTDHLKQIVEIVKQAKNKDEG